A genomic region of Ictidomys tridecemlineatus isolate mIctTri1 chromosome 10, mIctTri1.hap1, whole genome shotgun sequence contains the following coding sequences:
- the LOC144367652 gene encoding cytochrome P450 3A4-like: MINSQNSKDVESHKVLSDLELVAQSIIFIFAGYETTSSSLSFILYELATHPDAQTKLQQEIDAALPNKAPATYDTVLQMEYLDMVVNETLRLYPITGRLERVCKKDIEINGVPIRRGTVVMIPSFVLH, translated from the exons ATGATAAATTCTCAGAATTCCAAAGATGTGGAGTCTCATAAAG TCCTGTCTGATCTGGAGCTTGTGGCTCAatcaattatcttcatttttgctgGCTATGAGACCACTAGCagttctctttccttcattttgtatGAACTGGCCACCCATCCTGATGCCCAGACCAAACTGCAGCAGGAGATTGATGCAGCTTTGCCCAATAAG gcaCCTGCTACCTATGATACCGTATTACAGATGGAGTAcctggacatggtggtgaatgAAACTCTCAGGTTGTACCCAATTACTGGCAGACTTGAGAGGGTATGTAAGAAAGATATTGAAATCAATGGAGTTCCCATTAGGAGGGGAACAGTGGTGATGATACCAAGCTTTGTTCTTCATTGA